A region of Polyangiaceae bacterium DNA encodes the following proteins:
- a CDS encoding 3-hydroxyacyl-CoA dehydrogenase family protein produces MSDESKGLLASIKRVVVLGSGTMGQGIAQVTAQAGFVTHVYDVDASRAAKAIENIKAATDKLVQKGKMLNETRSELIGALVPTSDIARACADVDLVIESVPEQMELKVNLLREVKALTRPETILGTNTSSLSITEIGTRVGAANRTIGLHFFNPPPVMELLEIVRGLGTDEATLSTCSAVAKRLGKTAIIVNDMPGFATSRLGVVIGAEAMRMLETGVASVEDIDRAMELGYRHPMGPLKLTDLVGLDVRLMILEHLHREIGEQFRPPAILRQMVRAGKLGKKSGEGFYRWTESGPVPTKR; encoded by the coding sequence ATGAGTGACGAAAGCAAGGGCTTGCTTGCCTCGATCAAGCGCGTCGTCGTGCTCGGCTCGGGCACGATGGGCCAAGGCATTGCCCAAGTCACCGCCCAGGCAGGGTTTGTCACGCACGTCTACGACGTCGATGCCTCACGCGCCGCGAAAGCCATCGAGAACATCAAGGCTGCGACCGACAAACTCGTGCAAAAAGGCAAAATGCTAAACGAGACGCGCAGCGAGCTCATTGGCGCGCTCGTACCGACGTCGGATATCGCTCGCGCATGCGCCGACGTCGATCTCGTCATCGAGTCTGTGCCGGAACAGATGGAGCTCAAAGTAAATTTGCTCCGTGAGGTCAAAGCACTCACGCGCCCAGAGACCATCTTGGGGACGAACACGTCGAGCCTGTCGATCACCGAAATCGGCACTCGCGTGGGCGCCGCGAATCGAACGATCGGCCTGCATTTCTTCAACCCACCGCCGGTGATGGAGCTGCTCGAGATCGTGCGCGGTTTGGGCACGGATGAAGCAACGCTCTCGACGTGCAGCGCGGTCGCCAAGCGCCTCGGAAAAACGGCCATCATCGTGAACGACATGCCCGGCTTCGCAACGAGCCGCCTGGGTGTCGTCATCGGCGCCGAAGCCATGCGCATGCTGGAAACGGGTGTCGCATCGGTGGAGGACATCGACCGAGCGATGGAGCTTGGTTACCGGCACCCGATGGGGCCGCTCAAGCTCACCGATCTCGTGGGTCTCGACGTGCGCTTGATGATCCTCGAGCACCTGCACCGCGAGATTGGCGAACAGTTCCGCCCGCCGGCGATTCTTCGGCAAATGGTTCGCGCCGGGAAACTCGGCAAGAAGTCCGGCGAAGGGTTTTATCGCTGGACCGAAAGCGGTCCGGTTCCAACGAAGCGCTGA